One Sneathiella sp. P13V-1 genomic region harbors:
- a CDS encoding XRE family transcriptional regulator, whose protein sequence is MNKIALKTPTVGKTVNRLRKQKQLTLDQLANQCGMSKSMLSQIERNETNPTLAIVWRLAEALGQSIDDLVRGEENPGSLQVVPANSIPVLHDPDGNYTLKILGPADLVNQIEWYELTINPGASLVSEPHERRTMEHLTILEGEVEIEAGDEHNTAKAGETVRYGSDRPHAIHNRTGKEARLIMVMLLGGG, encoded by the coding sequence ATGAATAAGATCGCTTTGAAAACTCCGACCGTTGGAAAGACCGTAAATCGACTTCGCAAACAGAAACAACTGACGTTGGATCAGTTGGCGAACCAGTGCGGCATGTCAAAATCCATGTTATCTCAGATAGAGCGGAACGAGACCAACCCAACTCTCGCCATCGTATGGCGCCTTGCTGAGGCATTAGGGCAGAGTATTGATGATCTGGTGAGGGGGGAGGAAAACCCCGGCAGCCTTCAGGTGGTCCCCGCCAATTCCATCCCTGTGCTTCATGATCCGGACGGCAATTATACCTTAAAAATTTTGGGACCGGCCGATCTGGTCAATCAGATTGAATGGTATGAGCTAACCATTAATCCGGGCGCGTCTTTGGTTTCCGAACCTCATGAAAGAAGAACGATGGAGCACCTCACCATTTTGGAAGGGGAAGTAGAAATCGAAGCTGGTGACGAACATAACACCGCCAAAGCGGGTGAAACCGTTCGTTATGGGTCCGATCGTCCACACGCAATCCATAACCGCACCGGTAAAGAAGCACGGCTGATTATGGTCATGCTATTGGGCGGAGGTTAA
- the tdh gene encoding L-threonine 3-dehydrogenase, giving the protein MFAIAKSKAERGVWSVDEPELQKPEPGMVMVDVIAAGICGTDYHIYSWDQWSSGRIKTPMVIGHEFVGVISAIGDGVEGYEIGERVSAECHIACGTCALCRSGNAHICEKTEIIGVDRPGIFAEKAIIPASNLWKVPDAIPDHHAAVFDPVGNAMHMVASADVRAKNVLIVGGGPIGLFAAAIAKSHGARTVTLQEPNQARAAIASELDLDLVVNPRHENSKSDILDLTDGRGPDAVLEVSGNGAALNAALDIAAPGATVALLGIPGGPVELDLGGKVVMKGIRLLGVTGRRMYETWFQVEAFMLKNPDLIEKVITHRLPARQFEKGFHLMDEGACGKVVLEFGHGALGEVA; this is encoded by the coding sequence ATGTTTGCCATTGCTAAATCAAAAGCTGAGCGGGGGGTGTGGTCCGTTGACGAACCAGAACTACAAAAGCCTGAGCCTGGTATGGTGATGGTAGATGTTATTGCGGCCGGGATCTGCGGAACTGATTATCATATTTACAGTTGGGATCAGTGGTCTTCAGGGCGAATTAAAACACCTATGGTGATCGGTCATGAATTTGTTGGCGTGATTTCGGCGATCGGTGATGGGGTTGAGGGCTATGAGATCGGGGAGCGTGTCTCCGCCGAATGCCATATTGCCTGCGGAACTTGTGCCCTCTGCCGAAGCGGTAACGCCCATATTTGTGAGAAAACAGAAATTATCGGTGTAGATCGTCCTGGCATTTTTGCCGAAAAAGCGATCATTCCGGCAAGTAACCTTTGGAAAGTCCCTGACGCCATTCCTGATCACCATGCAGCTGTCTTTGACCCTGTTGGCAATGCCATGCACATGGTTGCAAGCGCAGATGTACGTGCAAAGAATGTTTTGATTGTTGGCGGTGGCCCAATTGGGTTGTTTGCGGCGGCCATTGCGAAATCTCATGGCGCGCGCACGGTCACCTTGCAGGAACCTAACCAGGCGCGTGCAGCCATTGCGTCTGAGTTGGATTTGGATCTGGTTGTTAATCCGCGTCATGAAAACAGTAAATCCGATATACTGGATCTGACGGATGGACGGGGGCCAGATGCTGTTCTCGAAGTAAGCGGTAACGGTGCAGCGCTAAATGCAGCGTTGGATATTGCCGCGCCAGGCGCAACTGTTGCTCTCCTCGGTATTCCGGGAGGACCTGTTGAATTGGATCTTGGCGGTAAAGTTGTCATGAAAGGGATCCGGCTTCTCGGGGTAACAGGCCGCCGTATGTATGAAACCTGGTTTCAGGTTGAGGCGTTTATGCTGAAAAACCCAGATCTCATAGAAAAGGTGATCACACACCGTCTGCCCGCGCGGCAGTTTGAAAAAGGGTTTCATCTAATGGATGAAGGCGCCTGCGGGAAGGTTGTTTTGGAATTTGGTCACGGTGCGTTGGGAGAAGTTGCATGA